The Deinococcus carri genome includes a region encoding these proteins:
- a CDS encoding type II secretion system F family protein: MPVYEYRVRDRSGKVLKAQMEAESTAQVRDALRAKNLLIVEIKPPKTGLNADVKIPGLSDRPPGLKQVAVFSKQLATLINAGVPLVQSLAILQRQIENKTFQAIIKSIRGDVESGTPLSEALVKHPKVFNRLYINLVRAGETSGTLDSILDRIAAFQEKELALRGKLKSALTYPVMVLVFAIGITYFLLTTIVPQFAGILAQLDAPLPLITKMLMAVSDFLRHAGLLIFVFIAALVFAYRWAYKTPKGRHVIDDLKLRLPVFGNLLQKSAISSFARTFGLLISSGVNIIESLEITKGTANNAIVEDTIENAKNVVMVGDPMSASLATSKVFPPMVVSMVAIGEETGALDSMLGKVGDFYDREVDEAVESLTAAIEPLMIVFLGAIVGTIVAGMFLPMFSIIGQLSK, from the coding sequence ATGCCGGTCTACGAATACCGCGTCCGGGACCGCTCCGGGAAGGTCCTGAAGGCCCAGATGGAGGCCGAGAGCACGGCCCAGGTGCGCGACGCTCTGCGGGCCAAGAACCTGCTGATCGTCGAGATCAAGCCGCCCAAGACTGGCCTGAATGCCGACGTGAAGATTCCCGGCCTGTCCGACCGGCCCCCCGGCCTGAAGCAGGTGGCGGTCTTCAGCAAGCAGCTCGCCACCCTGATCAACGCGGGCGTGCCGCTGGTGCAGTCGCTGGCGATCCTGCAACGCCAGATCGAGAACAAGACTTTCCAGGCCATCATCAAGAGTATCCGGGGCGACGTGGAGAGCGGCACGCCCCTCAGCGAGGCGCTGGTCAAGCACCCCAAGGTCTTCAACCGGCTGTACATCAACCTGGTGCGTGCCGGTGAGACGAGCGGCACGCTGGACAGCATCCTGGACCGCATCGCGGCCTTTCAGGAAAAGGAACTCGCGCTGCGCGGCAAGCTCAAGAGCGCGCTGACCTATCCGGTGATGGTGCTGGTGTTCGCCATCGGCATCACGTACTTCCTGCTCACCACCATCGTGCCGCAGTTCGCGGGCATTCTGGCCCAACTGGACGCGCCGCTGCCCTTGATTACCAAGATGCTGATGGCGGTTTCGGATTTCCTGCGCCACGCGGGACTGCTGATTTTTGTCTTTATCGCCGCGCTGGTCTTTGCCTACCGCTGGGCCTACAAGACCCCGAAGGGCCGCCACGTGATCGACGACCTCAAGCTGCGGCTTCCGGTGTTCGGCAACCTGCTCCAGAAAAGTGCGATCAGTTCCTTTGCCCGCACCTTCGGCCTGCTGATCAGCAGCGGCGTGAACATCATCGAGAGCCTGGAAATCACCAAGGGCACCGCCAACAACGCCATTGTCGAGGACACCATCGAGAACGCCAAGAACGTCGTGATGGTGGGCGACCCGATGAGCGCCAGCCTCGCGACCAGCAAGGTCTTTCCGCCTATGGTGGTCAGCATGGTCGCCATCGGTGAGGAGACGGGTGCCCTCGACAGCATGCTCGGCAAGGTCGGCGACTTCTACGACCGCGAGGTGGACGAGGCCGTCGAGAGCCTGACCGCCGCCATCGAGCCGCTGATGATCGTGTTTCTGGGGGCCATCGTCGGCACCATC